In one Phaenicophaeus curvirostris isolate KB17595 chromosome 19, BPBGC_Pcur_1.0, whole genome shotgun sequence genomic region, the following are encoded:
- the GRIN2C gene encoding glutamate receptor ionotropic, NMDA 2C isoform X1: MGGGCTPGAVGARCLAVLNLLSEPPASTDAGERDAAVDMGRAPARALLLSMVLGCSAAFTDLLLPGPEEPVVNVAVVFGGTSYPLHVRSRLSPQSFLDMPLEIHPITVVVNNTNPSTLLTQICGILASHKIHGIVFEDNVGTEAVAQILDFVSSQTQVPIISISGGSAVVLTPKEPGSAFLQLGVSIEQQIQVIFKVLEEYDWSSFAIITSLYPGYNIFLEVIRSFTDASYFGWELQDVLTFEMSQERSSSRTQRLLRQIDAQVLIVYCSREEAEYLFAMAEQAGLVGPGYIWIVPSLAVGNMEVPPSSFPVGLISVVTESWKLSLRQKVRDGVAIVAMGAASFFRAHGYLPEVGRDCWTRPGATNNTSFYRHLLNVTWEHRDFSFNEGGYLVRPTMVVISLNQHRLWEMVGKWEKGIIHMKYPVWPRYGSFMQPVADNRHLTVATLEERPFVIVENTDPSTGVCVRNTVPCRKQTNSSQSSDGLVDPYTKLCCKGFCIDILKKLAKTVKFSYDLYLVTNGKHGKIVRGVWNGMIGEVYYKRADMAIGSLTINEERSEIVDFSVPFVETGISVMVARSNGTVSPSAFLEPYSPAVWVMMFVMCLTVVAVTVFVFEYFSPVGYNQNLTSGKRPGGPSFTIGKSVWLLWALVFNNSVPIENPKGTTSKIMVLIWAFFAVIFLASYTANLAAFMIQEQYIDTVSGLSDRKFQKPQEQYPPFRFGTVPNGSTERNIRSNYPDMHTHMVKYNQRSVEDALTSLKTGKLDAFIYDAAVLNYMAGKDEGCKLVTIGSGKVFATTGYGIALQKDSRWKRAIDLALLQFLGDGETQKLETVWLSGICQNEKNEVMSSKLDIDNMAGVFYMLLVAMGLSLLVFAWEHLVYWKLRHSVPKSHRLDFLLAISRGIYSCFSGVQTLASPARAPTPDVTASSAQANVLKMLQAAKDMVSTASVGGSLEQATRTIEDWSNRSECLQTTFSLRTPQLVVQNSTGAHRAPSERPGRAYAPKGAPLGPPLPQPVPVDSRLPREEKRRGANEHVPRLLHPLRFRGGCVGDEARPGFPQRLVKASPGADLGEQALVGNHIGAPLPPPVSPRDLPPPDIYREHKRAASRGQRLQDPPLAQGDGGHGSSGTLPRPLSTEEKSWELGSPFLPSSCSRGAFPKAARTCRAGGELARLEAAVMERERPSRWAAGERGERQRPGGLRRCRDVPDLFPEGDSGYGCGSRCVQARGRLAPCSPVARLPSYREACWQHPRATATIPACTATIPACTATIPACTAYACLSPCANLPLRPGRLPPGSLLPHGCRGAGRWERDGGRRGEPALPRVLGTERGDPPVAHGVAAPCGSWRRVSSLESEV, translated from the exons ATGGG AGGTGGCTGCACACCGGGAGCTGTCGGAGCGCGGTGCCTTGCGGTGCTCAACCTGCTTTCTGAGCCTCCTGCGAGCACAGACGCCGGTGAAAG GGACGCGGCGGTGGACATGGGCAGAGCGCCGGCGCGTGCTCTGCTACTGTCGATGGTGCTGGGCTGCTCGGCCGCCTTCACCGATCTCCTGCTGCCGGGCCCCGAGGAGCCAGTGGTCAACGTGGCCGTGGTGTTTGGTGGCACCTCCTACCCCCTGCACGTCCGCTCCCGCCTGAGCCCCCAGAGCTTCCTGGACATGCCCTTGGAGATCCACCCCATCACCGTCGTCGTCAACAACACCaaccccagcaccctcctcaccCAGATCTGCGGCATCCTCGCCAGCCACAAGATCCACGGTATCGTCTTTGAGGACAATGTCGGCACGGAGGCCGTGGCCCAGATCCTTGACTTCGTCTCCTCCCAGACCCAGGTCCCCATCATCAGCATCAGCGGGGGCTCCGCGGTGGTCCTGACCCCGAAG GAGCCCGGCTCGGCTTTCCTGCAGTTGGGTGTCTCCATCGAGCAGCAAATCCAGGTGATCTTCAAGGTGCTGGAGGAATACGACTGGAGCTCCTTCGCCATCATCACCAGCCTCTACCCGGGATACAACATCTTCCTGGAGGTCATCCGCTCCTTCACGGACGCCAGCTACTTCGGGTGGGAGCTGCAGGATGTGCTCACCTTCGAGATGAGCCAGGAGCGGAGCAGCTCCCGGACGCAGCGGCTCCTGCGGCAGATCGATGCCCAAGTCCTCATCGTCTACTGCTCGCGGGAGGAGGCCGAGTACCTCTTCGCCATGGCAGAGCAGGCCGGCCTCGTGGGGCCAGGCTACATCTGGATCGTGCCCAGCCTGGCGGTGGGGAACATGGAGGTGCCACCCAGCTCCTTCCCCGTCGGCCTCATCAGCGTGGTGACCGAGAGCTGGAAGCTGAGCCTGCGGCAGAAGGTGCGGGACGGGGTGGCCATCGTCGCCATGGGGGCAGCCAGCTTCTTCCGAGCCCACGGCTACCTCCCGGAGGTGGGACGGGACTGCTGGACCCgtcctggggccaccaacaACACCAGCTTCTACCG GCACCTCCTCAACGTCACCTGGGAACACAGGGACTTCTCCTTCAATGAAGGTGGCTACCTGGTCAGGCCCACCATGGTGGTGATCTCCCTCAACCAGCACCGGCTCTGGGAGATG GTGGGCAAGTGGGAGAAAGGCATCATCCACATGAAGTACCCGGTGTGGCCTCGCTACGGCTCCTTCATGCAGCCCGTGGCCGATAACCGGCACCTGACCGTGGCCACGCTGGAGGAGAGACCCTTCGTCATCGTGGAGAACACGGACCCCAGCACCGGGGTCTGCGTGCGCAACACCGTGCCCTGCCGCAAGCAAACCAACTCCTCCCAGAG CAGTGACGGCCTCGTGGATCCCTACACCAAGCTGTGCTGCAAAGGCTTCTGCATCGACATCCTGAAGAAGCTGGCCAAGACGGTGAAGTTCTCCTACGACCTCTACTTGGTGACCAACGGCAAACACGGCAAGATCGTCCGCGGGGTCTGGAATGGCATGATCGGTGAG GTTTATTACAAGCGCGCGGACATGGCCATCGGCTCCCTCACCATCAACGAGGAGCGCTCCGAGATCGTGGACTTCTCCGTGCCCTTCGTGGAGACGGGCATCAGCGTGATGGTGGCGCGGAGCAACGGCACCGTCTCTCCTTCTGCCTTCCTCG AGCCTTACAGCCCGGCCGTGTGGGTCATGATGTTCGTGATGTGCCTCACCGTGGTGGCTGTCACCGTCTTCGTCTTTGAGTATTTCAGCCCCGTTGGCTACAACCAGAACCTCACCAGCGGCAAGA gGCCCGGAGGTCCCTCCTTCACCATTGGCAAGTCCGTGTGGCTGCTGTGGGCTCTGGTCTTCAACAACTCGGTGCCCATTGAGAACCCCAAGGGCACCACCAGCAAGATCATGGTGCTCATCTGGGCCTTCTTCGCCGTCATCTTCCTCGCCAGCTACACCGCCAACCTGGCCGCCTTCATGATCCAGGAGCAGTACATCGACACGGTGTCGGGGCTGAGCGACAGGAAG TTCCAGAAGCCGCAGGAGCAGTACCCCCCGTTCCGCTTCGGCACCGTCCCCAACGGCAGCACCGAGAGGAACATCCGCAGCAACTACCCCGACATGCACACCCACATGGTGAAGTACAACCAGCGCTCCGTGGAGGACGCCCTCACCAGCCTCAAAACGGG GAAGCTGGACGCCTTCATCTACGACGCGGCCGTGCTCAACTACATGGCGGGCAAGGACGAGGGCTGCAAGCTGGTGACCATCGGCAGCGGGAAGGTGTTTGCCACCACGGGCTACGGCATCGCCCTGCAGAAGGACTCGCGCTGGAAACGAGCCATCGACCTGGCCCTGCTGCAGTTCCTGGGGGACG GTGAGACCCAGAAGCTGGAGACGGTTTGGCTGTCAGGGATCTGCCAGAACGAGAAGAACGAGGTGATGAGCAGCAAGCTGGACATCGACAACATGGCCGGGGTCTTCTACATGCTGCTGGTGGCCATGGGGCTGAGCCTGCTGGTCTTCGCCTGGGAGCACCTCGTCTACTGGAAGCTGCGCCACTCTGTGCCCAAGTCCCACAGGCTGGACTTCCTCCTGGCCATCAGCAGG GGCATCTACAGCTGCTTCAGTGGGGTGCAGACCCTGGCGAGCCCCGCGCGGGCGCCCACGCCCGACGTCACCGCCAGCTCGGCGCAGGCCAACGTGCTGAAGATGCTGCAGGCGGCCAAGGACATGGTGTCCACGGCCAGCGTGGGCGGCTCGCTGGAGCAGGCCACCCGCACCATCGAGGACTGGAGCAACCGCAGCGAGTGCCTCCAGACCACCTTCTCGCTGAGGACACCCCAGCTCGTGGTGCAGAACAGCACCGGAGCCCACCGGGCGCCCTCCGAGAGGCCAGGGAGAGCCTACGCCCCCAAGGGCGCACCCCTGGGACCACCGCTGCCCCAGCCCGTCCCCGTGGACTCCCGCCTGCCccgggaggagaagaggagaggggCGAACGAGCACGTTCCCCGTCTCCTGCACCCCCTGAGGTTTCGGGGCGGCTGTGTGGGGGACGAAGCCCGCCCGGGTTTTCCTCAGCGCCTGGTGAAGGCGTCCCCAGGAGCAGATTTGGGGGAGCAGGCACTGGTGGGGAACCACATCGGGGCTCCCCTCCcgccccccgtgtcccccaggGACCTCCCGCCGCCGGACATCTACAGGGAGCACAAGCGGGCAGCGAGCCGGGGGCAGCGGCTGCAGGACCCCCCGCTGGCCCAGGGGGACGGGGGACACGGGAGCTCGGGGACGCTGCCCCGGCCGCTCTCCACGGAGGAGAAGAGCTGGGAGTTGGGCAGCCCCTTCCTGCCTTCGTCCTGCTCTCGCGGAGCCTTCCCTAAAGCCGCCAGGACTTGCAGAGCCGGCGGCGAGCTGGCCCGACTCGAGGCCGCGGTGATGGAGCGTGAGCGGCCGAGCCGGTGGGCGGCCGGCGAGCGGGGCGAGAGGCAGCGTCCCGGGGGGCTGCGACGCTGCAGGGACGTGCCCGACCTCTTCCCCGAAGGCGACAGCGGCTACGGCTGCGGCTCCCGCTGCGTCCAGGCCCGCGGCCGCCTGGCACCGTGCTCGCCCGTGGCCCGGCTGCCGTCGTACCGCGAGGCCTGCTGGCAGCACCCGCGTGCCACGGCCACCATCCCCGCCTGCACGGCCACCATCCCTGCCTGCACGGCCACCATCCCCGCCTGCACGGCCTACGCCTGCCTCAGCCCCTGCGCCAACCTGCCCCTGCGGCCGGGGCGCCTCCCGCCGGGGTCCCTGCTGCCCCACGGCTGCCGGGGCGCTGGGCGCTGGGAGCGGGacggcgggcggcgcggggagcCGGCCCTGCCGCGGGTGCTGGGGACGGAGCGCGGGGACCCGCCGGTGGCCCACGGGGTGGCCGCTCCCTGCGGGTCCTGGCGGCGCGTGTCCAGCCTGGAGTCGGAGGTGTGA
- the GRIN2C gene encoding glutamate receptor ionotropic, NMDA 2C isoform X2, giving the protein MGGGCTPGAVGARCLAVLNLLSEPPASTDAGERDAAVDMGRAPARALLLSMVLGCSAAFTDLLLPGPEEPVVNVAVVFGGTSYPLHVRSRLSPQSFLDMPLEIHPITVVVNNTNPSTLLTQICGILASHKIHGIVFEDNVGTEAVAQILDFVSSQTQVPIISISGGSAVVLTPKEPGSAFLQLGVSIEQQIQVIFKVLEEYDWSSFAIITSLYPGYNIFLEVIRSFTDASYFGWELQDVLTFEMSQERSSSRTQRLLRQIDAQVLIVYCSREEAEYLFAMAEQAGLVGPGYIWIVPSLAVGNMEVPPSSFPVGLISVVTESWKLSLRQKVRDGVAIVAMGAASFFRAHGYLPEVGRDCWTRPGATNNTSFYRHLLNVTWEHRDFSFNEGGYLVRPTMVVISLNQHRLWEMVGKWEKGIIHMKYPVWPRYGSFMQPVADNRHLTVATLEERPFVIVENTDPSTGVCVRNTVPCRKQTNSSQSDGLVDPYTKLCCKGFCIDILKKLAKTVKFSYDLYLVTNGKHGKIVRGVWNGMIGEVYYKRADMAIGSLTINEERSEIVDFSVPFVETGISVMVARSNGTVSPSAFLEPYSPAVWVMMFVMCLTVVAVTVFVFEYFSPVGYNQNLTSGKRPGGPSFTIGKSVWLLWALVFNNSVPIENPKGTTSKIMVLIWAFFAVIFLASYTANLAAFMIQEQYIDTVSGLSDRKFQKPQEQYPPFRFGTVPNGSTERNIRSNYPDMHTHMVKYNQRSVEDALTSLKTGKLDAFIYDAAVLNYMAGKDEGCKLVTIGSGKVFATTGYGIALQKDSRWKRAIDLALLQFLGDGETQKLETVWLSGICQNEKNEVMSSKLDIDNMAGVFYMLLVAMGLSLLVFAWEHLVYWKLRHSVPKSHRLDFLLAISRGIYSCFSGVQTLASPARAPTPDVTASSAQANVLKMLQAAKDMVSTASVGGSLEQATRTIEDWSNRSECLQTTFSLRTPQLVVQNSTGAHRAPSERPGRAYAPKGAPLGPPLPQPVPVDSRLPREEKRRGANEHVPRLLHPLRFRGGCVGDEARPGFPQRLVKASPGADLGEQALVGNHIGAPLPPPVSPRDLPPPDIYREHKRAASRGQRLQDPPLAQGDGGHGSSGTLPRPLSTEEKSWELGSPFLPSSCSRGAFPKAARTCRAGGELARLEAAVMERERPSRWAAGERGERQRPGGLRRCRDVPDLFPEGDSGYGCGSRCVQARGRLAPCSPVARLPSYREACWQHPRATATIPACTATIPACTATIPACTAYACLSPCANLPLRPGRLPPGSLLPHGCRGAGRWERDGGRRGEPALPRVLGTERGDPPVAHGVAAPCGSWRRVSSLESEV; this is encoded by the exons ATGGG AGGTGGCTGCACACCGGGAGCTGTCGGAGCGCGGTGCCTTGCGGTGCTCAACCTGCTTTCTGAGCCTCCTGCGAGCACAGACGCCGGTGAAAG GGACGCGGCGGTGGACATGGGCAGAGCGCCGGCGCGTGCTCTGCTACTGTCGATGGTGCTGGGCTGCTCGGCCGCCTTCACCGATCTCCTGCTGCCGGGCCCCGAGGAGCCAGTGGTCAACGTGGCCGTGGTGTTTGGTGGCACCTCCTACCCCCTGCACGTCCGCTCCCGCCTGAGCCCCCAGAGCTTCCTGGACATGCCCTTGGAGATCCACCCCATCACCGTCGTCGTCAACAACACCaaccccagcaccctcctcaccCAGATCTGCGGCATCCTCGCCAGCCACAAGATCCACGGTATCGTCTTTGAGGACAATGTCGGCACGGAGGCCGTGGCCCAGATCCTTGACTTCGTCTCCTCCCAGACCCAGGTCCCCATCATCAGCATCAGCGGGGGCTCCGCGGTGGTCCTGACCCCGAAG GAGCCCGGCTCGGCTTTCCTGCAGTTGGGTGTCTCCATCGAGCAGCAAATCCAGGTGATCTTCAAGGTGCTGGAGGAATACGACTGGAGCTCCTTCGCCATCATCACCAGCCTCTACCCGGGATACAACATCTTCCTGGAGGTCATCCGCTCCTTCACGGACGCCAGCTACTTCGGGTGGGAGCTGCAGGATGTGCTCACCTTCGAGATGAGCCAGGAGCGGAGCAGCTCCCGGACGCAGCGGCTCCTGCGGCAGATCGATGCCCAAGTCCTCATCGTCTACTGCTCGCGGGAGGAGGCCGAGTACCTCTTCGCCATGGCAGAGCAGGCCGGCCTCGTGGGGCCAGGCTACATCTGGATCGTGCCCAGCCTGGCGGTGGGGAACATGGAGGTGCCACCCAGCTCCTTCCCCGTCGGCCTCATCAGCGTGGTGACCGAGAGCTGGAAGCTGAGCCTGCGGCAGAAGGTGCGGGACGGGGTGGCCATCGTCGCCATGGGGGCAGCCAGCTTCTTCCGAGCCCACGGCTACCTCCCGGAGGTGGGACGGGACTGCTGGACCCgtcctggggccaccaacaACACCAGCTTCTACCG GCACCTCCTCAACGTCACCTGGGAACACAGGGACTTCTCCTTCAATGAAGGTGGCTACCTGGTCAGGCCCACCATGGTGGTGATCTCCCTCAACCAGCACCGGCTCTGGGAGATG GTGGGCAAGTGGGAGAAAGGCATCATCCACATGAAGTACCCGGTGTGGCCTCGCTACGGCTCCTTCATGCAGCCCGTGGCCGATAACCGGCACCTGACCGTGGCCACGCTGGAGGAGAGACCCTTCGTCATCGTGGAGAACACGGACCCCAGCACCGGGGTCTGCGTGCGCAACACCGTGCCCTGCCGCAAGCAAACCAACTCCTCCCAGAG TGACGGCCTCGTGGATCCCTACACCAAGCTGTGCTGCAAAGGCTTCTGCATCGACATCCTGAAGAAGCTGGCCAAGACGGTGAAGTTCTCCTACGACCTCTACTTGGTGACCAACGGCAAACACGGCAAGATCGTCCGCGGGGTCTGGAATGGCATGATCGGTGAG GTTTATTACAAGCGCGCGGACATGGCCATCGGCTCCCTCACCATCAACGAGGAGCGCTCCGAGATCGTGGACTTCTCCGTGCCCTTCGTGGAGACGGGCATCAGCGTGATGGTGGCGCGGAGCAACGGCACCGTCTCTCCTTCTGCCTTCCTCG AGCCTTACAGCCCGGCCGTGTGGGTCATGATGTTCGTGATGTGCCTCACCGTGGTGGCTGTCACCGTCTTCGTCTTTGAGTATTTCAGCCCCGTTGGCTACAACCAGAACCTCACCAGCGGCAAGA gGCCCGGAGGTCCCTCCTTCACCATTGGCAAGTCCGTGTGGCTGCTGTGGGCTCTGGTCTTCAACAACTCGGTGCCCATTGAGAACCCCAAGGGCACCACCAGCAAGATCATGGTGCTCATCTGGGCCTTCTTCGCCGTCATCTTCCTCGCCAGCTACACCGCCAACCTGGCCGCCTTCATGATCCAGGAGCAGTACATCGACACGGTGTCGGGGCTGAGCGACAGGAAG TTCCAGAAGCCGCAGGAGCAGTACCCCCCGTTCCGCTTCGGCACCGTCCCCAACGGCAGCACCGAGAGGAACATCCGCAGCAACTACCCCGACATGCACACCCACATGGTGAAGTACAACCAGCGCTCCGTGGAGGACGCCCTCACCAGCCTCAAAACGGG GAAGCTGGACGCCTTCATCTACGACGCGGCCGTGCTCAACTACATGGCGGGCAAGGACGAGGGCTGCAAGCTGGTGACCATCGGCAGCGGGAAGGTGTTTGCCACCACGGGCTACGGCATCGCCCTGCAGAAGGACTCGCGCTGGAAACGAGCCATCGACCTGGCCCTGCTGCAGTTCCTGGGGGACG GTGAGACCCAGAAGCTGGAGACGGTTTGGCTGTCAGGGATCTGCCAGAACGAGAAGAACGAGGTGATGAGCAGCAAGCTGGACATCGACAACATGGCCGGGGTCTTCTACATGCTGCTGGTGGCCATGGGGCTGAGCCTGCTGGTCTTCGCCTGGGAGCACCTCGTCTACTGGAAGCTGCGCCACTCTGTGCCCAAGTCCCACAGGCTGGACTTCCTCCTGGCCATCAGCAGG GGCATCTACAGCTGCTTCAGTGGGGTGCAGACCCTGGCGAGCCCCGCGCGGGCGCCCACGCCCGACGTCACCGCCAGCTCGGCGCAGGCCAACGTGCTGAAGATGCTGCAGGCGGCCAAGGACATGGTGTCCACGGCCAGCGTGGGCGGCTCGCTGGAGCAGGCCACCCGCACCATCGAGGACTGGAGCAACCGCAGCGAGTGCCTCCAGACCACCTTCTCGCTGAGGACACCCCAGCTCGTGGTGCAGAACAGCACCGGAGCCCACCGGGCGCCCTCCGAGAGGCCAGGGAGAGCCTACGCCCCCAAGGGCGCACCCCTGGGACCACCGCTGCCCCAGCCCGTCCCCGTGGACTCCCGCCTGCCccgggaggagaagaggagaggggCGAACGAGCACGTTCCCCGTCTCCTGCACCCCCTGAGGTTTCGGGGCGGCTGTGTGGGGGACGAAGCCCGCCCGGGTTTTCCTCAGCGCCTGGTGAAGGCGTCCCCAGGAGCAGATTTGGGGGAGCAGGCACTGGTGGGGAACCACATCGGGGCTCCCCTCCcgccccccgtgtcccccaggGACCTCCCGCCGCCGGACATCTACAGGGAGCACAAGCGGGCAGCGAGCCGGGGGCAGCGGCTGCAGGACCCCCCGCTGGCCCAGGGGGACGGGGGACACGGGAGCTCGGGGACGCTGCCCCGGCCGCTCTCCACGGAGGAGAAGAGCTGGGAGTTGGGCAGCCCCTTCCTGCCTTCGTCCTGCTCTCGCGGAGCCTTCCCTAAAGCCGCCAGGACTTGCAGAGCCGGCGGCGAGCTGGCCCGACTCGAGGCCGCGGTGATGGAGCGTGAGCGGCCGAGCCGGTGGGCGGCCGGCGAGCGGGGCGAGAGGCAGCGTCCCGGGGGGCTGCGACGCTGCAGGGACGTGCCCGACCTCTTCCCCGAAGGCGACAGCGGCTACGGCTGCGGCTCCCGCTGCGTCCAGGCCCGCGGCCGCCTGGCACCGTGCTCGCCCGTGGCCCGGCTGCCGTCGTACCGCGAGGCCTGCTGGCAGCACCCGCGTGCCACGGCCACCATCCCCGCCTGCACGGCCACCATCCCTGCCTGCACGGCCACCATCCCCGCCTGCACGGCCTACGCCTGCCTCAGCCCCTGCGCCAACCTGCCCCTGCGGCCGGGGCGCCTCCCGCCGGGGTCCCTGCTGCCCCACGGCTGCCGGGGCGCTGGGCGCTGGGAGCGGGacggcgggcggcgcggggagcCGGCCCTGCCGCGGGTGCTGGGGACGGAGCGCGGGGACCCGCCGGTGGCCCACGGGGTGGCCGCTCCCTGCGGGTCCTGGCGGCGCGTGTCCAGCCTGGAGTCGGAGGTGTGA